Proteins from one bacterium genomic window:
- a CDS encoding EAL domain-containing protein, with protein sequence MDSPRDASGEAGFTFDDALATALARDRESVDAREIFADLGCDWAFVIRMSADGSWVREWVGGDVPGRAGPVDPSAWDEFLVPEDRTFVVEHVRRTLEYGRDRSTYRLDLPGAGIRFVESSMRAIVDPDEESVVLIYAAMTDITDRVATEEAFRKSEGQYRALVEQASDGILVFDESGQILTSNGAALELFGLPQSILHRKRVIELFHPDDVDDDPLALQNLASGMTLRSVRRLKRQGSNGWIWAELSARRLADGRVQATARDITSRIQAEQRIRHLAYFDSLTALPNRELFREQIASALERARRADRVLALLFLDVDRFKQVNDSLGHSMGDELLCQIADRLRAAVRGSDSVGLGRRERIELEGRGVPISRLGGDEFTILLQDLEHAQDSARVARRVLHSLSRPFEVQGREIFVGASIGIAVCPDDGTDTDTLLRAADVAMYHAKSRGGNAYEFFSPDMNATSARRLQLETDLRHALERDQLVLHYQPLRDTRTGRVSAVEALIRWVNDAGEMVRPDEFIPVAEETGMIVPIGEWVLRTACRQLVAWREQGFAPIRMSVNLSVEQLRDLGIANCVEQLLYEHGLSASDIELEITESCILDESPNIIAGIGALTALGIGFALDDFGTGYSSLSALQRFPIDRLKIDRSFVSGIGDSESDEALTCAVVALANRLGLEVVAEGVETEAQARVLIELGCQELQGYLFGKPLPAEECGIFLERAEKVEETADEG encoded by the coding sequence ATGGATTCTCCCAGAGATGCCAGCGGCGAAGCGGGTTTCACCTTCGACGACGCCCTCGCGACCGCGCTCGCGCGTGATCGCGAGTCCGTGGACGCGCGCGAGATCTTCGCGGACCTCGGTTGCGACTGGGCGTTCGTGATCCGAATGAGCGCCGACGGATCCTGGGTGCGCGAGTGGGTCGGGGGGGACGTGCCCGGCAGGGCGGGGCCCGTCGATCCCAGCGCGTGGGACGAGTTCCTCGTTCCCGAGGATCGCACCTTCGTGGTCGAACACGTGCGTCGCACGCTCGAGTATGGACGCGATCGCAGCACCTACCGGCTCGACCTTCCCGGCGCGGGGATCCGCTTCGTCGAGAGCTCGATGCGCGCGATCGTCGATCCCGACGAGGAGAGCGTCGTCCTCATCTACGCCGCCATGACCGACATCACCGATCGGGTCGCGACCGAGGAAGCGTTCCGCAAGAGCGAAGGGCAGTACCGCGCGCTCGTCGAGCAGGCCTCCGACGGGATCCTCGTGTTCGACGAGAGCGGTCAGATCCTGACGAGCAACGGCGCGGCCCTCGAGCTCTTCGGGCTGCCTCAATCGATTCTCCATCGGAAGCGCGTGATCGAGCTCTTCCATCCCGACGACGTGGACGACGACCCGCTCGCGCTCCAGAACCTCGCCTCCGGAATGACCCTTCGCAGCGTTCGGCGCCTCAAGCGTCAGGGGAGCAACGGCTGGATCTGGGCCGAGCTCTCCGCCAGGCGCCTCGCCGACGGACGTGTCCAGGCGACCGCGCGCGACATCACCTCGCGGATCCAGGCCGAACAGCGGATCCGCCACCTCGCCTACTTCGACTCGCTGACGGCGCTCCCGAACCGTGAGCTCTTCCGCGAGCAGATCGCGTCGGCGCTCGAGCGCGCGCGCCGAGCGGATCGGGTGCTTGCGTTGCTCTTCCTGGACGTCGATCGCTTCAAGCAGGTCAACGACTCGCTCGGACACTCGATGGGCGACGAGCTGTTGTGCCAGATCGCCGATCGGCTGCGTGCCGCCGTGCGTGGAAGCGACTCCGTGGGACTCGGACGACGCGAACGCATCGAGCTCGAAGGCCGTGGAGTGCCGATCTCCCGCCTCGGAGGCGACGAGTTCACCATCCTCCTGCAGGATCTCGAGCACGCGCAGGATTCGGCCCGAGTCGCGCGCCGTGTGCTCCACTCGCTCTCCCGCCCCTTCGAAGTCCAGGGTCGCGAGATCTTCGTCGGCGCGAGCATCGGAATCGCCGTCTGCCCCGACGATGGAACGGATACCGATACCCTGCTGCGGGCTGCCGACGTCGCGATGTATCACGCGAAGAGTCGCGGCGGTAATGCCTACGAATTCTTCTCGCCCGACATGAACGCGACGTCCGCGCGACGACTCCAGCTGGAGACCGACCTCCGCCACGCGCTGGAGCGCGATCAGCTCGTCCTCCACTATCAGCCGCTTCGCGACACGCGGACGGGACGCGTCTCTGCGGTCGAGGCGCTGATCCGCTGGGTGAACGACGCCGGCGAGATGGTCCGTCCCGACGAGTTCATTCCGGTCGCCGAGGAGACGGGCATGATCGTCCCGATCGGCGAGTGGGTGCTCCGCACGGCCTGCCGGCAGCTCGTCGCCTGGCGGGAGCAGGGCTTCGCGCCGATCCGGATGTCGGTGAACCTCTCCGTCGAGCAGCTGCGCGATCTCGGGATTGCGAACTGCGTAGAACAGTTGCTCTACGAGCACGGCCTCTCCGCCTCGGACATCGAGCTCGAGATCACCGAGTCCTGCATCCTCGACGAGAGCCCGAACATCATCGCCGGGATCGGTGCCCTCACGGCGCTGGGGATCGGATTCGCCCTCGACGACTTCGGGACGGGCTACTCGTCCCTCTCCGCGCTCCAGCGGTTTCCGATCGATCGTCTCAAGATCGATCGTTCCTTCGTTTCCGGAATCGGGGACAGCGAGAGCGACGAGGCGCTGACCTGCGCGGTCGTCGCCCTGGCGAATCGGCTCGGGCTCGAGGTGGTGGCGGAGGGCGTCGAGACCGAAGCGCAGGCGCGCGTCCTGATCGAGCTCGGCTGCCAGGAGCTCCAGGGCTACCTTTTCGGCAAGCCGCTGCCCGCCGAGGAATGCGGAATCTTCCTGGAGCGCGCGGAGAAGGTCGAAGAGACCGCCGACGAGGGCTGA
- a CDS encoding hemolysin family protein — MSVLGAVLIIVACLAASAFFSGSETALFRLRSHDLDGENKDQVGPADVAVRDLTSSSSRLLVTILLGNNVVNILGASVASGLAISLLGTELGIPAATFVMTLLVLLLCEILPKAVAARHPRGVSRVVGLPLYLFHQMLRPVHGLFDRGIEPLVRRVTGGIEGDESLGSEEVLRLAREALDDVEDAGSPLAIIGATSNAAEMDVSEIMVPRTEIEAYPTDTPVSELIEQMLEGRYTRVPIYEDSIDHVLGVIHLKDLIKLHRADGKELFGILKPVLRVPERKPILRLLTEMQRAFCHVALVKDEFGVTKGLVTQEDILEEIVGEIRDEFDSEELLTIRKLRDGSYEVLGRVSVLDFNRESGWQVPAEKGDTIGGLCFNTLERAPRKGEKVSVPGYVLECTDVSGSRITRVKVTEDSVATSLAD; from the coding sequence ATGTCCGTACTCGGCGCTGTCCTGATCATCGTGGCCTGTCTGGCGGCCTCCGCCTTCTTCTCCGGAAGCGAGACGGCGCTCTTCCGCCTGCGCTCCCACGACCTCGATGGGGAGAACAAGGACCAGGTCGGCCCGGCCGACGTGGCGGTTCGCGACCTGACGTCTTCGTCCTCGCGCCTGCTCGTCACGATCCTGCTCGGCAACAACGTCGTGAACATCCTCGGCGCCTCCGTGGCCTCCGGTCTCGCCATCTCGCTCCTCGGCACCGAGCTCGGCATCCCGGCCGCGACCTTCGTGATGACGCTCCTCGTCCTGTTGCTCTGTGAGATCCTGCCCAAGGCCGTCGCGGCGCGGCATCCGCGCGGCGTCTCGCGGGTGGTCGGCCTTCCGCTCTACCTCTTCCACCAGATGCTGCGTCCGGTGCACGGCCTCTTCGATCGCGGGATCGAGCCGCTCGTGCGGCGCGTGACCGGCGGCATCGAGGGCGATGAATCCCTGGGCTCCGAAGAGGTGCTCCGGCTCGCCCGCGAGGCCCTCGACGACGTCGAAGATGCGGGCTCGCCGCTCGCGATCATCGGTGCGACCTCGAACGCCGCCGAGATGGACGTGTCCGAGATCATGGTCCCGCGGACCGAGATCGAGGCCTATCCCACCGACACGCCGGTCTCCGAGCTGATCGAGCAGATGCTCGAGGGCCGCTATACCCGCGTGCCGATCTACGAGGACTCGATCGACCACGTCCTCGGCGTGATCCATCTGAAGGACCTGATCAAGCTCCATCGCGCCGATGGCAAGGAGCTCTTCGGGATCCTGAAGCCGGTGCTGCGCGTCCCGGAGCGCAAGCCGATCTTACGGCTGTTGACCGAGATGCAGCGCGCGTTCTGTCACGTCGCCCTCGTGAAGGACGAGTTCGGCGTGACCAAGGGGCTCGTGACCCAGGAGGACATCCTCGAAGAGATCGTCGGCGAGATTCGCGACGAGTTCGACTCCGAGGAGCTGCTCACGATCCGCAAGCTGCGCGACGGCAGCTACGAGGTTCTCGGGCGCGTGAGCGTCCTCGACTTCAACCGCGAGTCGGGTTGGCAGGTGCCCGCCGAGAAGGGCGACACGATCGGAGGCCTCTGCTTCAACACCCTCGAGCGTGCGCCGCGCAAGGGCGAGAAGGTCAGCGTCCCGGGCTACGTCCTCGAGTGTACCGACGTGTCCGGGAGCCGGATCACCCGCGTGAAGGTGACCGAAGATTCCGTCGCCACCAGCCTCGCCGATTGA
- a CDS encoding TRAM domain-containing protein, whose amino-acid sequence MSVDPEDGDTSDAGVIVEVDSLASGGDGVGRLPDGRVVFVAGGVPGDRVAIEIVDERKRFVRARIIRVLEPGPGRVEPRCPHFGTCGGCLWQRIAYDVQLEAKRKSVADALERIGRVSLSEELAVVASPSPYAYRGRARFVECEGGVGYRVRGGDGAHAVDVCPVLVPSAEEALAARGRKVRASDEGPSRRAREWVVTTGSDGTSILTPVGTRRKSRLESGAPTSVLVEVAGVSLRVSGESFVQGNLLLWGALVEAVVAACKGGDAGPGTRFVELHAGAGFFTLPLARAGFFGAAIESAPSAVADLRENLARAELTQSVEVVAGRAETRRDLARRFAGADFALVDPPRTGLEKSVRSALIDEGPPRLVYLSCDPGTLARDLADLTAADYTLAQAVAFDLFPQTPHVETLVTLERDRAQR is encoded by the coding sequence GTGTCGGTCGATCCGGAAGACGGTGACACGTCCGACGCGGGCGTGATCGTCGAGGTCGATTCGCTCGCGTCCGGAGGGGACGGCGTCGGCCGGCTGCCGGACGGTCGCGTGGTGTTCGTCGCCGGTGGCGTGCCGGGCGATCGCGTCGCGATCGAGATCGTCGACGAACGCAAGCGCTTCGTCCGCGCGCGCATCATCCGGGTCCTCGAGCCGGGACCCGGGCGCGTCGAGCCGCGGTGTCCGCATTTCGGGACCTGCGGCGGCTGTCTCTGGCAGCGGATCGCGTACGACGTACAGCTCGAAGCGAAGCGGAAGTCGGTCGCGGACGCCCTCGAGCGGATCGGCCGGGTGTCGCTCTCGGAAGAGCTCGCCGTCGTCGCGTCTCCTTCGCCCTACGCCTACCGCGGGCGCGCGCGCTTCGTCGAGTGCGAAGGCGGCGTCGGCTACCGCGTCCGGGGCGGCGACGGCGCGCACGCGGTGGACGTCTGTCCCGTGCTCGTCCCCTCGGCGGAGGAGGCGCTGGCGGCGCGCGGGCGGAAGGTGCGGGCCTCGGACGAAGGGCCGTCGCGACGAGCGCGGGAGTGGGTCGTGACGACGGGCTCCGACGGAACGTCGATCCTGACGCCGGTCGGAACACGCAGGAAGTCGCGCCTCGAATCAGGGGCGCCGACGAGCGTCCTCGTGGAAGTCGCCGGCGTGTCCCTACGCGTGTCCGGCGAGAGCTTCGTCCAGGGCAACCTCCTGCTCTGGGGCGCTCTCGTCGAAGCCGTCGTCGCGGCCTGCAAGGGCGGGGATGCGGGGCCAGGCACGCGTTTCGTGGAGCTTCACGCGGGCGCCGGCTTCTTCACCCTGCCCCTCGCACGGGCCGGGTTCTTCGGCGCGGCGATCGAGAGCGCGCCCTCCGCCGTCGCCGATCTTCGGGAGAACCTCGCCCGAGCGGAGCTCACGCAGTCGGTGGAGGTCGTCGCCGGTCGCGCCGAGACCCGACGCGATCTCGCACGCCGTTTCGCCGGCGCCGACTTCGCCCTGGTCGATCCACCGCGCACCGGCCTCGAGAAGTCCGTCCGCAGCGCGCTCATCGACGAGGGGCCGCCGCGCCTCGTCTACCTCTCCTGCGACCCCGGCACCCTCGCACGCGACCTCGCAGACCTCACCGCCGCCGACTACACGCTCGCGCAAGCCGTCGCCTTCGACCTCTTCCCCCAGACCCCCCACGTCGAGACCCTGGTGACCCTCGAGCGAGATCGAGCGCAACGTTAG
- a CDS encoding response regulator transcription factor gives MISTVVADDHGIVREGLRRLLEAEPDLKVVGEAEDGRQVLTEVERNRPDIVVLDITMPRMGGLETLERLRTDHKGTKVILLSVHNDPPFIQSAIGLRADGYVLKNGRASEIVTAIREVMNGGSYFSPAVAREIVEQVRSPKTDSPDPFTLLSSREREVLQLIAEGLSAKEVASELSISTKTVEAHRTSLMRKLGVRKATELVRYALRHGLIEP, from the coding sequence ATGATCTCGACCGTCGTCGCCGATGACCATGGCATCGTGCGAGAAGGCCTCCGTCGCCTCCTCGAAGCCGAGCCCGACCTCAAGGTCGTCGGCGAGGCCGAGGACGGCCGTCAGGTGTTGACCGAGGTCGAGCGCAACCGCCCGGACATCGTCGTCCTCGACATCACGATGCCCCGCATGGGCGGGCTCGAGACCCTCGAGCGACTCCGGACCGACCACAAGGGCACGAAGGTGATCCTGCTCTCGGTCCACAACGATCCGCCCTTCATCCAGAGCGCGATCGGCCTGCGCGCGGATGGCTACGTCCTCAAGAACGGACGCGCCTCGGAGATCGTGACTGCGATCCGCGAGGTCATGAACGGCGGCAGTTATTTCTCGCCGGCCGTCGCTCGCGAGATCGTCGAGCAGGTCCGCTCCCCGAAGACCGACTCGCCGGATCCCTTCACCCTGCTCTCGTCCCGCGAACGGGAAGTGCTCCAACTGATCGCCGAGGGCCTCTCGGCGAAAGAGGTGGCCAGCGAGCTCTCGATCTCGACGAAAACCGTCGAGGCCCACCGGACGAGCCTCATGCGCAAGCTCGGCGTCCGCAAGGCGACCGAGCTCGTGCGCTATGCGCTGCGGCACGGGCTGATCGAGCCTTGA
- a CDS encoding NifU family protein, which produces MDLGFRMHAERTPNPNSIKWVLGQTVAEGVASASFSDAVSADVSPLASPILAIDGVEAITLGPNFVTVSKTEGAEWTDLAAPIVAEIKAWAGRDEPALGAAFEPPQAADEDEVVARIREILERDVRPYVESDGGEVNFAGFRDGVVEVVLQGACAGCPSSSITLKMGIEARLKEEIPEVESVVAI; this is translated from the coding sequence ATGGATCTCGGTTTTCGCATGCATGCGGAACGGACCCCCAATCCCAACAGCATCAAGTGGGTGCTCGGCCAGACCGTGGCCGAAGGGGTCGCCTCCGCCTCGTTCAGTGACGCCGTCTCGGCGGACGTTTCTCCCCTCGCCTCGCCGATCCTCGCGATCGATGGCGTCGAGGCGATCACCCTCGGACCGAACTTCGTGACCGTGTCGAAGACCGAGGGCGCGGAGTGGACCGATCTCGCGGCGCCGATCGTGGCCGAGATCAAGGCTTGGGCCGGGCGGGACGAACCCGCCCTCGGAGCCGCCTTCGAGCCCCCGCAGGCAGCCGACGAAGACGAGGTGGTCGCGCGGATCCGGGAGATCCTCGAACGGGACGTCCGACCCTACGTCGAGTCCGACGGGGGTGAGGTGAACTTCGCGGGCTTCCGCGACGGGGTCGTCGAGGTCGTCCTCCAGGGCGCTTGCGCCGGCTGTCCGAGCTCGTCGATCACCCTCAAGATGGGGATCGAGGCGCGGCTGAAGGAAGAGATCCCCGAAGTCGAGTCGGTCGTTGCGATCTGA
- a CDS encoding penicillin-binding transpeptidase domain-containing protein yields the protein MRSEGTAAGPPVLSIALLFLGFLGLGRFFGRRRRIRRAALSRGGGRSFFFRTGNRRRGGPRLTGFGRLAVAARTPAIPAFGWGVQAAFRSWRSSPSEPLPSVSAPPPRAELEAERLTDLPRTRERFEFARAHANRFDPQANPRLVEWLAAGSGSPRADLSGWPDDALRVEYSLDETLTADVFEVLRKGRVERGHAIVIDPRTARLLSYVSTDPDGFPAERAYPAASIVKVLSAAALLEEESKGADTSCVYRGNKYRLNRRRLDRPRSGRESGLEEALATSNNQCFSQWAVHTLGEERLRSTFERFGWLARPAPGHEAGRIELVESRLDLGRLGSGLDGLRVTPLHVAALTTILTDGSLREPWWVDRVVDPAGRSVALPARAEPRTVLSEARAKELREMLVSTTTRGTAKSAFRTRRGRPVLGKVRVAGKTGNLTGRDPYGRYEWFVGLAPAEDPKIGVVVLQLQSNLWWKKSSELAANILREVFCDRRTCEAKHADRFTGDLGPVADPRRLSELDVPLRIAGVRDETIAEP from the coding sequence TTGCGATCTGAGGGAACTGCAGCCGGTCCGCCGGTCCTTTCGATCGCGCTCCTCTTCCTCGGCTTCCTCGGCCTCGGGCGCTTCTTCGGTCGAAGGCGTCGGATCCGCCGCGCGGCACTGTCCCGGGGCGGTGGCCGCTCGTTCTTCTTCCGAACCGGCAATCGTCGTCGCGGTGGGCCCCGCCTGACGGGATTCGGCCGGCTCGCCGTCGCCGCGAGGACGCCGGCGATCCCCGCGTTCGGCTGGGGCGTCCAGGCGGCCTTCCGGAGCTGGCGGTCGAGCCCGTCCGAGCCTCTCCCGTCGGTTTCTGCCCCCCCGCCCAGGGCGGAGCTCGAGGCCGAGCGCCTGACGGATCTGCCACGCACCCGCGAGCGATTCGAGTTCGCCCGCGCCCACGCGAACCGCTTCGATCCCCAGGCGAATCCGCGCCTCGTCGAGTGGCTCGCGGCGGGCTCCGGTTCACCCCGGGCCGACCTTTCGGGCTGGCCCGACGATGCCCTGCGGGTCGAGTACAGCCTCGACGAGACGCTCACGGCCGACGTCTTCGAGGTGCTGCGCAAGGGCCGCGTCGAGCGCGGGCACGCGATCGTGATCGACCCGCGGACGGCGCGCCTGCTGTCCTACGTATCGACGGATCCCGACGGATTTCCGGCGGAGCGCGCCTACCCCGCCGCCTCGATCGTGAAGGTGCTGTCCGCCGCCGCGCTCCTCGAGGAGGAGTCGAAGGGGGCGGACACCTCCTGCGTCTATCGGGGCAACAAGTACAGGCTGAATCGGCGGCGACTCGACCGGCCGCGATCGGGGCGCGAGTCGGGTCTCGAAGAGGCGCTCGCGACCTCGAACAACCAGTGCTTCTCGCAGTGGGCCGTTCACACGCTCGGGGAGGAACGTCTGCGGTCGACCTTCGAGCGCTTCGGTTGGCTGGCACGGCCCGCGCCCGGACACGAAGCCGGACGAATCGAGCTCGTCGAGTCGCGCCTCGATCTCGGGCGACTCGGGAGCGGCCTCGACGGCCTGCGCGTGACACCGCTCCACGTCGCAGCCCTCACGACGATCCTGACGGATGGATCGCTGCGCGAGCCCTGGTGGGTCGATCGCGTGGTCGATCCCGCGGGCCGATCCGTGGCGTTGCCCGCGCGCGCCGAGCCGCGGACCGTTCTTTCCGAGGCGCGCGCGAAGGAACTGCGGGAGATGCTCGTCTCGACGACGACGCGCGGAACCGCGAAGAGCGCGTTTCGTACCCGGCGGGGGCGACCCGTGCTCGGCAAGGTCCGGGTCGCAGGCAAGACCGGCAACCTGACCGGCCGCGATCCCTACGGGCGCTACGAGTGGTTCGTCGGCCTGGCGCCCGCGGAGGATCCGAAGATCGGAGTCGTCGTGCTTCAGCTCCAGAGCAATCTGTGGTGGAAGAAGTCGAGCGAGCTCGCAGCGAACATCCTGCGCGAGGTCTTCTGTGACCGCAGGACCTGCGAGGCGAAGCATGCCGATCGCTTCACGGGCGACCTGGGGCCGGTCGCGGATCCCCGAAGGCTCTCGGAGCTGGACGTGCCCCTGCGGATCGCCGGCGTGCGAGACGAGACGATCGCCGAGCCCTAG